The Lewinella sp. 4G2 nucleotide sequence GGTCGGTGGCCGGCACGAGGATCTTTTGCAGGGGCTGGCGTACGCGCAGGTTATCGGCCTTCCGGAGCGAAAGGGTGAGGGAACTGAGGCGTTGGGCGTAGTCCATCCGTACTTCGAGATCCCGGTCAATGAGTTGCTCATCGGCCTGGGGGAGGATACTCAGGTGGACGGAGTCACCCTTTTTACCATCTTCCCCGGCACCTGCGTGAGCGCCCGTCAAATCGCGGTACAGCTGTTCGGCGTAGAAGGGGGCGACGGGTGACATTAGCTGGGCCACCCGCACGAGGCAGGTGTGCAGCGTCTGGTAGGCCGCGCGCTTATCGGTGGACATTTCCCCCTTCCAGAACCGGCGCCGGCACTGGCGGACGTACCAATTGGAAAGCTCGGCGTTCACGAAACGGTCGATGGCCCGGCAGGCCGGCGTGGCGTCGTAGGCGGCGAAGCGTTCGGTGACCTCCTTAGTGAGGCTGTTCAGTTTGCTAATGATCCAGTGGTCCAGCTCGGCCAGGTCCTTCTTGGCGACGGGCTTGTCCGTAGTCGGATCGTAACCGTCGACGTTGGCGTAGAGGGCAAAGAAGCCGTAGGTGTTGTAGAGCGTGCCGAAGAACGTGCGCCGCACTTCCTGGATGCCCTCTTCGTCGAACTTGAGGTTATCCCAGGGGTTGGCGTTGCTGATCATGTACCAGCGGGTAGCGTCGGCGCCGTAGGTATCGATGGTGGTGAAGGGGTCGACGGCGTTGCCGCGACTTTTAGACATCTTCACTCCGTTTCTATCAAGGACTAAGCCATTTGACACTACGTTCTTAAACGCAACGGAATCAAAAGTCATGGTAGCAATTGCGTGAAGGGTATAAAACCAGCCTCTTGTCTGGTCAACACCTTCGGCGATAAAATCAGCCGGAAAAACGCGGCCAAAATCCTTCTCATTCTCAAAAGGGTAATGCCATTGTGCGTAAGGCATTGAACCTGAATCAAACCATACGTCGATTAGATCAAGTTCGCGAGTCAGTTCTTTACCGTTCTTCCACAGTTTCACCTCATCGATGTAGGGACGATGAAGGTCTTTCGGCATTTGTTGCTCTAGCCCTAGTTCTTGGTTAGCTAGTTCAATAGCTTCTTCCAATTCAGCCATGGACCCAATGCATACCTCTTCTTCGCCATCTTCGCTGCGCCAGATAGGTAATGGGGTACCCCAGTAGCGAGATCGGCTCAGGTTCCAGTCTAAAAGGTTTTCAAGCCACTTGCCAAAACGCCCCGTCCCGGTGCTTTCTGGCTGCCAATTGATTGTTTTGTTCAACTCAGCCATCCGCTCTTTAACCGAACTGGCTTTTATGAACCAACTATCGAGGGGATAGTACAATACTGGTTTATCGGTTCTCCAACAGTGAGGGTAGCTGTGGTTGTACTTGGCCACATTGAAAGCTTGTCCTACTGTTTTCAGGTGGATGGCAATGTCTACATTGACATCCTTGTAATCAGGATCTTCCTTGTAATTTTTAACATACCTACCCGCGAATTGACCTGCCTCATCAGTAAACTTACCCTGCTTATCAACAAGTGTTAGCGAGCCTATACCATTGACTCTACCTACCGCCATATCGTCCTGGCCAAAGCTGGGGGCGGTGTGAACGATACCAGTGCCGGCATCCGTCGTGACGAAATTGCCCGGGATGATGCGGAAGGCATCACCGTCTTCCACGGCCGGGCCGTCGAGGAGTCGTTCGTACCGGAGCCCAACGAGTTGCTCACCGGTGAAGGGCTCGGAGATGGCTTCGATGGTGGGTTGGTTGTGCCCGCCAAACCATTTGCCGACCAGTTCCTTGGCCAACACCACGTCGTTCGGTTCACCGGTGTACTGGTTCTTCGTCCGGACTTTTACGTATTCGATCTTCGGGCCTACGGTGAGGGCCGTGTTGGAGGGGAGCGTCCAAGGCGTGGTCGTCCAGGCGATGATGTGGAGGTTGGTACTGTCCGCACTTCCTAGCATGGCACCTGCGTCAGCGCCCTCTTCTACCTGGGGCGTAACCGGCAGACTCCACAACCAGCTATGGTCGCTGGATTTAGTAGCCTTGAACATCGCTACCACTGTGGTGTCACTCACGTCCTGATAAGCGCCGGGCATGTTCAGTTCAGCAGTACTCAGGCCAGTGCCTGCGGCAGGTGAGTAAGGCTGGATGGTGTAGCCTTTATACATCAGGCCCTTGTCGTAGATTTTCTTCAACAGCCACCAGACGGACTCCATGTACTCGTTCTCATAGGTCACGTATGGATTTTCCAGGTCGACCCAATAACCCATTTTACGCGTGATGTCATCCCAGACATCTTTGTAGCGCATCACGGTCTCCTTACAAGTTTTATTATACTCGTCGACTGAGATTTTCTTTCCAATGTCTTCTTTGGTAATTCCTAGCTCTTTCTCTACAGCTAGCTCAATCGGCAAACCGTGGGTATCCCAGCCCCCTTTGCGCTCTACCCGTTTGCCCTGTAGGGTCTGGAAGCGGCAGAAGATGTCCTTGATCGTCCGGGCCATAACGTGGTGGATACCGGGCATCCCGTTGGCGGAGGGTGGGCCTTCGTAGAACACGAATGAGTTGTCTTCGGAGCGCTCGGTGATGCTCCGCTGAAAGACGTCGTTGGCCGCCCAGAAATCGAGGATGGCTTTGTCTACTTCGGGGAGGTCGAGGTTTTTATACTCTTGGAACATGGGGGGAGATTGGGAGGAATGGGAAAACGGAGGGCAAAAGTAGGTAAACAAAAAGCCCCGGCGGATGGTCCGTCGGGGCTTTTCGTTTGCAGTGCAGTGCAGCGGTAAAGCTTACGGACGGGCGGGCCGCCGAATAATTATACCGCTAATAATGAGCTGATTCTGCATAGGGCAAAGGTAACAACGGCACCTCAATTGAAGTTGCGGCTAAGCGTAAGCAAGGTGTTTAGGTGCTCAGGCTCACTTTTTTAGCCACAAAGCACAATTTTTTTCAATCGATTGCTTGACAGTCCGCCAATTTATCCTATCTTAGAAGCAAGTTGACGCGGAAGCTAATTCCGCCCACCAACTTTCTATTTAGTTTTCATTTGGTTTTTTGGGGTTATTGGGAGGCAACGTCGTTGCCTCTTTTTTTGTGCCCGCTGCAAAACGTCGGTCTAACCCGCAACAATTTCGCCAGCGTACTCCACGTCCACCTTGATGGAATTGGCGATGAAGCACTTCCTGCCCGCCTCGGCGTGTAACTCCCGCGCCCGCTCGGCTTTATCCGCCTGGGCGATGGTGATCCTGGGATTGAGGACGATGCGCGTAAACTGCCCACTACCGTCCGCGCCCTCTTCCATCGTGCCCGTAGCGCTGTCTACGTATTCGAGCACGGTGATTTTGTTGACGCTGGCCAAATGCAGGTACCAGAGCATATGGCAGGAACTTACCGAAGCGAGGAACATCTCTTCCGGGTTGATGCGGGAGTCGTCGCCCCGAAAATTGGGATCGGAACTCGCATCGATCTCCTCCTTACCCTCAACGCTGACGACGTGGTCGCGCGAATAAGCCCGGTAATCCAGCGTGCCGGAGCCGAGGTTGCCGGTCCAGATGATGTCCACCGCATAATTGTGTTGGCGCGCCATTGCTTCAGATTTTACCTTATTTGACTATTGTTGGGCCCATCTCCGCAACTTTAGTGAGCCACCGCGTTATTGGAGAGAGCGCAAAACGCACCTGAATATATGCAAAAAGGCACCGTAACTAAATCCACCGGAAGTTGGTACAAGGTCAAGCTGGACGAGCCCACGCCCGATGGCCACTACGAGCTACGTTGCCGCGTCGCGGGCCGGTTCCGGCTCCAGGACAAACAACTCACCAACCCCATCGCCGTCGGTGACCGCGTTTCGGTGGAAGTCGAAACCAACAACGACGAAGAAACCGGGGCTATTCGCAAGATTGAGGACCGGTCTAACTACGTCGTCCGCCAAAGCCCCCGCAAGAAACACGAGCTGCACTTGCTGGCCTCCAACATTGACCAGGCCGTGCTCATCGTAACCGTCATTTGGCCGGACGTGAAGCTGGGATTCATCGACCGCTTTTTGCTGATGACGGAACCCTTCGGCATCCCCACCACGATCGTCTTTAATAAGGCGGACCTCTACGACGAGGACACGATGGAAACCTACGAGGTGATCAAGCAGATCTACGAAGACATTGGCTACCAAGTCATGCTCGTTTCCGCCCAGGAAGGGATCGGCATCGAAGCTTTTCAGGAGCTACTGAAGGACAAACGCAGCCTACTCAGTGGCCAGAGCGGCGTAGGGAAATCCACCCTCGTCAACGCCGTCGCGCCGGATCTCGACCTCACCACCGGCGAGCTCTCCGAGTACACGGGGAAGGGGCAACACACCACCACCTTTGCGGAACTCTACGAACTGCCCTTTGGCGGAGAGTTGATCGACCCGCCGGGCATCAAGAACCTATCCTTTAACTACCTCGAACCCATCGAGGTAGCCTATTACTATCGCGAAATCTTTGCCCTCAGCCCGGAGTGTAAATTTGGCGGCACGTGTCTGCACCGCAGCGAGCCGGGTTGCGCCGTGATCGCTTCCGTCGAGGCGGGCGACGACCGGGTCACCGACCTACGGTACAACTCTTACCTCACCCTCCTGGAAGAAACGGAGGCCCAGAATTACTGGGAACGGAAGAAGGTATAAACGGTAAAACCCGCGGTTAATTCCTGTCAGTAAGGTGCACCTAAAGTCCGATCCGAAGCTGGCTTGTGTCCCCGCTCAAACGCGCCTTCCGAGAAGGGGTCTGGCACCACCGGGGCAACGTTTTCCTCGTAAAACAGTAGGGACAACACGGCGACCAGGCCCACCAGTAACAGGATATTGACCAATTGCCGCCGCCGTTTTTTCCGTTCGGCGCGGGTAGCTCCGTACTCCGGTCGCTCTTCGATGACCTTCAGGATTTCCTTTTTCTTTCCGTAGGGATCGAGGTAATTATTGAAGGTGTGGCGCGGGGCCGGCTCCGTTTTGATTTTCAGTTTCCCCCGCTTATTCACTACGATCAGGCCGATCCGGTTTTTGCGGCACTGTCGGTGCAGGGCGGCGTAATCTTCTTCCTTCGTAATGGTGTCTTCACCAATCGCGATCCACTGTTCGTTGGCCGGGTATCGGCTCAATTGCTCGATCGCGCCGACGGATTGCAGCCGCGTCAGTACCAACCACCGCATTACGGAAGTGATGATCACCGATCCCAATAGAAAAAGGGACAGTAGAAGAACGGTATTCACCGCATTGAAATACCACTGGTAGCCGAGCGTTCCGGAGAGCAGGGCGAGGAGAATGAGCGTCACTCCCCTACCCGTCCACCGTAGTCTCTTATGATTATCCTTCAGCTTGAGTTGGTGGATCGTGGTCCGGCTTTTCGCTTCCACCACCACTACGTAGGGACTGTTACGCGCGCGCATGAAGGCGAGCAAAACGTCCGCCCGTTTCAGCTTCGTGTACGCCTCCGTTGCCACGTAAGCGGAGCGGCGGCGGTAGTACTTCTTATTCAATCTTTCGGCGACGGCGTTCTGCACAAACCGCTCCGTCATGGGTTTTGCGGGCATCGGCGCAAAACTAACAAATAGTTTTTAACACTGTGGCCCCGTACTCAATAGCGGGATCCTGGACGCCATTTTAACGCACCTAAAAACGACCGCTATCACAACGATTATGCGCTGCCGCAGGTACCAGGGAATGACCGAGCAAGATGGATAAATTAAAATACATTTTGTTTTCTATTGGCTGGCGACCTACATTTACCGCTGAAAGAGTGTGCTACAAACTAATTGTAGCCATGTTATGTACCACATTTGCCAGCGCCGTTGAAGGCGTTGATGCCCGTATGATCACCGTCGAAGTGAACGCGGGGGGCGTCGTCCAGGAGAATTCCCCCTGGTACCACGTCGTTGGCCTGCCGGATTCCGCCATCCGGGAAGGATCCTTCCGTATTGACGCCGCCGTCAAGAACTCCGGTTTGGAGCTCAGACGGATGAAGACCGTCATCAACCTGGCACCCGCCGATATCCGCAAGGAAGGCGCCGCCTACGATCTCCCGATTGCCGTCGCCTTGCTGACGGCCACGAAAGAGATCGTCGTCCCCGACATGAACGAATACATGATCATGGGCGAGCTTTCCCTCAGTGGGGAGTTGCGACCAATCAAGGGTGCCCTCCCGATTGCCATTGAGGCCCGCGCCCGTGGGTACAAGGGATTCATCCTGCCCGAAAAGAACGCCCGGGAAGCCGCCATCGTCAGTGACCTCCCTGTATACGGCGCTAAAACCCTCCGCGAAGCCGTGGATTTTCTGACGGGGACGGCCACCATCAAACCCAC carries:
- the ileS gene encoding isoleucine--tRNA ligase, with the translated sequence MFQEYKNLDLPEVDKAILDFWAANDVFQRSITERSEDNSFVFYEGPPSANGMPGIHHVMARTIKDIFCRFQTLQGKRVERKGGWDTHGLPIELAVEKELGITKEDIGKKISVDEYNKTCKETVMRYKDVWDDITRKMGYWVDLENPYVTYENEYMESVWWLLKKIYDKGLMYKGYTIQPYSPAAGTGLSTAELNMPGAYQDVSDTTVVAMFKATKSSDHSWLWSLPVTPQVEEGADAGAMLGSADSTNLHIIAWTTTPWTLPSNTALTVGPKIEYVKVRTKNQYTGEPNDVVLAKELVGKWFGGHNQPTIEAISEPFTGEQLVGLRYERLLDGPAVEDGDAFRIIPGNFVTTDAGTGIVHTAPSFGQDDMAVGRVNGIGSLTLVDKQGKFTDEAGQFAGRYVKNYKEDPDYKDVNVDIAIHLKTVGQAFNVAKYNHSYPHCWRTDKPVLYYPLDSWFIKASSVKERMAELNKTINWQPESTGTGRFGKWLENLLDWNLSRSRYWGTPLPIWRSEDGEEEVCIGSMAELEEAIELANQELGLEQQMPKDLHRPYIDEVKLWKNGKELTRELDLIDVWFDSGSMPYAQWHYPFENEKDFGRVFPADFIAEGVDQTRGWFYTLHAIATMTFDSVAFKNVVSNGLVLDRNGVKMSKSRGNAVDPFTTIDTYGADATRWYMISNANPWDNLKFDEEGIQEVRRTFFGTLYNTYGFFALYANVDGYDPTTDKPVAKKDLAELDHWIISKLNSLTKEVTERFAAYDATPACRAIDRFVNAELSNWYVRQCRRRFWKGEMSTDKRAAYQTLHTCLVRVAQLMSPVAPFYAEQLYRDLTGAHAGAGEDGKKGDSVHLSILPQADEQLIDRDLEVRMDYAQRLSSLTLSLRKADNLRVRQPLQKILVPATDPDVQRRIEAIAEIVKNETNIKEVELLTDGDFLKKSIKPNFRVLGKKVGKMMKQVAGAVNQMTVDQISTLESTGSYDLAVGDETVTLTPEDVSITTEDIPGWKVATDGELTVALDVTITDELASEGLARELVNRIQNLRKDQGFEVTDRIRVRLQGSPKIEQAATTYRDYIADEVLADSLVLDGDVAGDALELPNGEEVFLAVSRV
- a CDS encoding OsmC family protein translates to MARQHNYAVDIIWTGNLGSGTLDYRAYSRDHVVSVEGKEEIDASSDPNFRGDDSRINPEEMFLASVSSCHMLWYLHLASVNKITVLEYVDSATGTMEEGADGSGQFTRIVLNPRITIAQADKAERARELHAEAGRKCFIANSIKVDVEYAGEIVAG
- the rsgA gene encoding ribosome small subunit-dependent GTPase A, with the translated sequence MQKGTVTKSTGSWYKVKLDEPTPDGHYELRCRVAGRFRLQDKQLTNPIAVGDRVSVEVETNNDEETGAIRKIEDRSNYVVRQSPRKKHELHLLASNIDQAVLIVTVIWPDVKLGFIDRFLLMTEPFGIPTTIVFNKADLYDEDTMETYEVIKQIYEDIGYQVMLVSAQEGIGIEAFQELLKDKRSLLSGQSGVGKSTLVNAVAPDLDLTTGELSEYTGKGQHTTTFAELYELPFGGELIDPPGIKNLSFNYLEPIEVAYYYREIFALSPECKFGGTCLHRSEPGCAVIASVEAGDDRVTDLRYNSYLTLLEETEAQNYWERKKV